A region of Thermovibrio ammonificans HB-1 DNA encodes the following proteins:
- a CDS encoding SPOR domain-containing protein, which yields MEGGRKIQALLGVATVILLTLSYSVGYYVGKEAGVQQERKKCEAEKKQLIKTLAQINPVSRPQTPIESKVVEGIVGMNSTSQTGSQVKPEKPKKPEKPSAVAENTTKKASEKTASGVPASGANGKEGAEKRAEKVASAEPKARHSVKAASEAPQVHRPSGKAGAEAKKPQKVYYLQVGVFRNEKNAEKLVKELQTKGFSARLERAGRVYKVVVGEFSSWHRAVAVQKELKREGYTSILRWRKQ from the coding sequence ATGGAAGGAGGGAGGAAGATTCAGGCTCTCTTAGGCGTAGCTACGGTTATTCTCCTGACCCTCTCCTACTCAGTGGGCTACTACGTGGGTAAGGAGGCCGGGGTTCAGCAGGAGAGGAAGAAGTGTGAGGCCGAGAAAAAGCAGCTCATTAAAACCCTGGCCCAGATAAACCCGGTTTCAAGGCCTCAAACGCCCATAGAGAGCAAAGTTGTAGAGGGGATAGTGGGGATGAACTCCACCTCCCAAACGGGCTCCCAGGTGAAGCCCGAAAAACCTAAGAAACCCGAGAAACCTTCTGCTGTAGCCGAAAATACAACCAAAAAGGCCTCCGAGAAAACGGCCTCCGGTGTGCCTGCCTCTGGCGCTAACGGGAAAGAGGGTGCAGAGAAAAGGGCTGAAAAGGTCGCCTCTGCCGAGCCCAAGGCCCGGCATAGCGTTAAAGCTGCCTCCGAGGCTCCTCAGGTTCACCGGCCTTCCGGGAAAGCCGGAGCCGAGGCCAAAAAACCTCAGAAGGTTTACTACCTGCAGGTTGGCGTCTTTAGAAACGAGAAGAACGCCGAGAAACTCGTAAAAGAGCTTCAAACCAAGGGCTTTTCCGCCCGTCTTGAGCGTGCAGGCAGAGTTTACAAAGTTGTGGTGGGAGAGTTTTCCTCCTGGCACAGGGCGGTTGCTGTTCAGAAGGAGCTTAAAAGGGAAGGCTACACATCCATTCTCAGGTGGAGGAAACAGTGA
- the argS gene encoding arginine--tRNA ligase: MKELVRERILEAVTSVYGDDAAAVAERATVEKPKKSEFGDFATNVAFLLAKVVRQNPRVVAQELAAKLSGVEEFEKVEVAGGGFINFFLSQKAYENLLVQVVETDFYVSDVGGGEKVLLEYVSANPTGPLHVGHGRGAVVGDVLYRIMRLTGYVPEREFYINDAGRQIRLLGLSIYLRAKQLKGENVELPEDAYRGDYIVELAKKLLEEVRPDLLDLPEEEAVEVAAQFGKEELLKEIEADLKKLRVEFDNWFSEKSLHDSGKIEEVLKLLEEKGLLYEKDGALWLKTTLFGDDKDRVVKRSTGEYTYFAADIAYHYDKLKRGYDRAVDVWGADHHGYIPRVEAALKALGAPEGWLEVVLIQMVKLFKGGKEVKMSKRKGDFVPLRWLMEQVGVDPVRFFFLLKRHDTPLDFDLDLAVSTSSDNPVYYVQYAHARLCSVLDKAKERGFLPSKENLDLLSSDEERKLITGCYQLKYELQQAAQKREPHRLTYYLIELASTLHRFYNKHKVINEDNPQLTRARLYLVEAVRKTVATGLAILNVSAPRRM, encoded by the coding sequence ATGAAGGAGCTGGTTAGAGAGAGGATTTTAGAGGCCGTAACTTCGGTATACGGAGACGACGCCGCTGCTGTGGCCGAGAGGGCTACCGTAGAGAAGCCGAAGAAGAGTGAGTTCGGGGACTTTGCGACAAACGTCGCCTTTCTGCTTGCAAAGGTTGTGCGCCAGAACCCGAGGGTTGTAGCCCAGGAGCTTGCAGCCAAGCTCTCCGGGGTTGAAGAGTTTGAGAAGGTTGAAGTTGCCGGAGGAGGGTTTATCAACTTCTTCTTAAGTCAGAAGGCCTACGAGAACTTGCTGGTTCAGGTTGTTGAGACCGACTTTTACGTTTCCGACGTAGGCGGAGGAGAGAAGGTCCTCCTGGAGTACGTTTCTGCAAACCCTACCGGCCCCTTGCACGTTGGTCACGGCAGGGGAGCCGTTGTGGGCGATGTTCTCTACCGTATTATGAGGCTTACCGGCTACGTTCCCGAGAGGGAGTTCTACATTAACGATGCCGGCAGGCAGATAAGGCTTCTGGGTCTTTCTATCTACTTAAGGGCCAAGCAGCTTAAAGGGGAGAACGTTGAGCTCCCCGAAGACGCCTACAGGGGCGACTACATAGTTGAACTTGCCAAGAAGCTCCTTGAGGAGGTGCGTCCCGACCTTCTCGACCTTCCGGAAGAGGAGGCCGTAGAGGTTGCCGCCCAGTTCGGGAAGGAGGAGCTTCTTAAGGAGATAGAGGCCGACTTAAAGAAACTGAGGGTTGAGTTTGACAACTGGTTCAGCGAGAAGAGTTTGCACGACTCGGGGAAGATTGAAGAGGTGCTGAAGCTCCTCGAGGAGAAGGGCCTTCTCTACGAGAAGGACGGTGCCCTCTGGCTAAAAACCACCCTCTTCGGAGACGATAAAGACCGTGTGGTGAAGCGTTCAACAGGCGAATACACCTACTTTGCCGCCGACATAGCTTACCACTACGACAAGCTTAAGAGGGGCTACGACAGGGCCGTAGACGTTTGGGGTGCCGACCACCACGGCTACATTCCGCGGGTAGAGGCGGCCCTCAAGGCCCTCGGTGCCCCCGAAGGGTGGCTGGAGGTTGTGCTCATTCAGATGGTGAAGCTCTTTAAAGGCGGCAAAGAGGTTAAGATGTCTAAGCGTAAAGGGGACTTTGTTCCCCTGAGGTGGCTTATGGAGCAGGTGGGCGTTGACCCGGTTCGCTTCTTCTTCCTCCTTAAGCGCCACGACACCCCCCTCGACTTCGACCTGGACCTTGCCGTCTCTACAAGCAGCGACAACCCCGTTTACTACGTTCAGTACGCCCACGCAAGGCTGTGCAGCGTTCTCGATAAGGCGAAGGAGAGGGGATTCCTCCCCTCCAAGGAGAACCTCGACCTGCTCAGCTCCGACGAGGAGAGGAAGCTCATAACCGGGTGTTACCAGCTTAAGTACGAGCTTCAGCAGGCCGCCCAGAAGAGGGAACCCCACAGGCTCACCTACTACCTCATAGAGCTTGCATCTACGCTTCACAGGTTCTACAACAAGCACAAAGTTATAAACGAGGACAATCCGCAGCTTACAAGGGCCAGGCTCTACCTTGTTGAGGCCGTGAGGAAAACGGTGGCAACTGGCCTTGCCATACTCAACGTTTCTGCACCGAGGAGGATGTGA
- the hypF gene encoding carbamoyltransferase HypF yields MRLKLFITGAVQGVGFRPFIYRLATQMGLKGFVLNSETGVVIEVEGEEGKLRSFIERIKQEKPPAARIYSMEFKFLPEVGYREFQIKKSQKSGEVQVAVLPDLATCPDCLRELFNPQDRRYRYPFINCTNCGPRFTIILSLPYDRENTTMREFKMCPECLKEYRDPKNRRFHAQPNACPACGPKVWLVDETGQTVAEEDEAVKEVCRWITQGKIVAVKGLGGFHLICDATNEKAVRELRRRKNREEKPFAVMFKDLNQLKEHAYLSPLEEIAVTGVESPIVILRKKKGSTLAPSVSPDTETVGAFLPYTPLHHLICREVNRPLVATSCNITDEPIMKENSEAIEALGSLLDGALCHNRPIARRCDDSVVRVIGDRVVPIRRSRGYAPLPVLLPFKLKREVLAIGPHMKVTVAVGKGNRVFISQHVGDTDNLKAEEFLKETVADMLKLFECEPEVVVCDHHPGYFSTKLAKELFKDRVKQIYHHHAHAVSVMAENEVPLNEEIVAVTFDGTGLGPDGTVWGGEVLKAGYTEFERLFHLKQFKLPGGDKAVKEPFRCAVSLLLELGVEPGAWLKGLEREVSLVKQMVEKGINSPTTSSMGRLFDGVAALLGIKLKVSYQAQGAILLEEAASGFHTQEHYPVVLREGVIDWSEMVEALLKDIEKGVSVNEAAAKFHNWVVESTVEAVKEALSAVNCRKVGLSGGVFQNRILTEKLSRRLREEGITVLTHQIVPPNDGGICLGQAVYGGLA; encoded by the coding sequence ATGAGGTTAAAACTCTTCATAACAGGTGCCGTTCAGGGCGTCGGCTTCAGGCCCTTCATCTATAGGCTGGCAACCCAGATGGGCCTAAAAGGGTTCGTCTTAAACAGCGAAACGGGCGTTGTAATAGAGGTTGAAGGGGAGGAGGGGAAGCTCCGCAGCTTCATAGAACGGATAAAGCAGGAAAAGCCACCGGCGGCCAGAATCTACAGTATGGAGTTTAAGTTCCTGCCGGAGGTTGGTTATAGAGAGTTTCAGATAAAGAAGAGCCAAAAAAGCGGCGAAGTCCAGGTGGCGGTACTCCCCGACCTTGCCACCTGCCCCGACTGCCTCAGGGAGCTCTTTAACCCGCAAGACAGACGCTACCGCTATCCCTTTATAAACTGCACCAACTGCGGCCCCAGGTTCACAATCATCCTATCCCTCCCCTACGACAGGGAAAACACAACCATGAGAGAGTTCAAAATGTGTCCCGAGTGCCTAAAAGAGTACAGAGACCCGAAGAACAGGAGGTTCCACGCCCAGCCCAACGCCTGCCCCGCGTGCGGCCCCAAGGTGTGGCTGGTAGACGAAACCGGGCAAACCGTTGCAGAGGAAGACGAAGCGGTAAAAGAGGTCTGCAGGTGGATAACTCAGGGGAAGATAGTGGCCGTTAAAGGGCTCGGGGGATTTCACCTGATTTGCGACGCAACGAACGAAAAGGCCGTTAGAGAGCTTCGCCGGCGGAAAAACCGTGAAGAAAAACCCTTTGCCGTTATGTTCAAAGATTTAAACCAGCTGAAAGAGCACGCTTACCTGAGCCCGCTGGAGGAGATAGCCGTAACGGGCGTTGAGTCGCCGATAGTGATTCTCAGGAAGAAGAAGGGTTCTACCTTGGCCCCTTCGGTCTCTCCCGACACCGAAACGGTGGGGGCCTTCCTCCCGTACACTCCCCTCCACCACCTTATATGCAGAGAGGTAAACAGACCCTTGGTTGCAACGAGCTGCAACATCACAGATGAGCCCATAATGAAGGAGAACAGCGAGGCAATCGAAGCGCTGGGCAGCCTGCTCGACGGAGCCCTGTGCCACAACAGACCGATTGCCAGAAGGTGCGACGACTCGGTTGTGAGGGTGATAGGAGATAGAGTAGTTCCCATAAGGCGCTCAAGGGGCTACGCCCCTTTGCCGGTTCTGCTGCCGTTTAAGCTCAAGAGGGAGGTGCTTGCCATAGGGCCCCACATGAAGGTAACGGTGGCGGTGGGAAAGGGGAACAGAGTTTTCATCTCGCAACACGTGGGGGACACAGACAACCTGAAGGCCGAAGAGTTTCTGAAGGAGACGGTGGCCGATATGTTGAAGCTCTTTGAGTGTGAGCCCGAAGTGGTGGTGTGTGACCACCACCCCGGGTACTTCTCGACAAAACTGGCAAAAGAGCTCTTTAAAGACAGGGTGAAACAGATTTACCACCACCACGCCCACGCCGTCTCTGTTATGGCCGAAAACGAAGTGCCCCTTAACGAAGAGATTGTTGCAGTTACCTTCGACGGCACCGGCCTGGGGCCCGACGGAACCGTATGGGGCGGAGAGGTTCTGAAAGCCGGATACACCGAGTTCGAAAGGCTGTTTCACCTCAAACAGTTCAAGCTCCCCGGAGGGGACAAAGCTGTAAAGGAGCCCTTCCGGTGCGCTGTTTCCCTGCTCTTAGAGCTGGGGGTAGAGCCCGGCGCATGGCTCAAGGGGCTCGAAAGGGAAGTAAGCCTTGTTAAACAGATGGTAGAGAAGGGAATAAACTCACCCACAACGAGCAGTATGGGGAGGCTCTTCGACGGAGTTGCCGCACTGCTCGGGATAAAACTGAAAGTCTCCTACCAGGCCCAGGGAGCCATCCTCCTCGAAGAGGCGGCCTCGGGATTCCACACCCAAGAGCACTACCCGGTAGTTTTAAGAGAGGGGGTTATAGACTGGAGCGAAATGGTAGAAGCACTACTAAAAGACATAGAAAAAGGCGTAAGCGTTAACGAGGCTGCAGCCAAGTTCCACAACTGGGTGGTTGAGTCAACTGTTGAGGCCGTAAAGGAAGCCCTCTCGGCAGTTAACTGCCGAAAAGTAGGGCTCTCGGGCGGCGTTTTTCAGAACAGAATACTGACCGAGAAACTGAGCAGAAGGCTGAGAGAGGAGGGGATAACCGTTCTCACACACCAGATAGTTCCTCCGAACGACGGGGGAATCTGTCTCGGTCAGGCGGTTTACGGAGGTTTGGCGTGA
- a CDS encoding nickel-dependent hydrogenase large subunit: MRKVVKLEGIPLTEGHSGLFLEVENGTVKRGFYYALVPVRGFETLLVGKDATVAPVLTSRICGLCQVTHSIAAARAVEAACNIEVPPKAELLRELLGLAVRVYNNLLHQIVVSEDLFPQKDEQLAFIRQVQRIRKVAGELLESIGGEIIHSPNVKVGGVAEAIEPRLQEKLLKTVEATLPLLRDSLESFKEGLNSLWKREGLPEELGKHSLPFFATDRFYGKPVDFNRFQFKMPQELLPGELKRRATNLFPFPNGRAVETGPRARKVLFEGYKPKGGVKELHLLRALENLEAFKRIEEILSEHSFNRELLNRTAPSSDGERLGIGVHEAPRGTNIHAVKVDKSGKIIYYKIVVPTEINFSAIAEALKGAPAKAAEFIVRAYDPCIVCAAH; this comes from the coding sequence GTGAGAAAGGTCGTTAAACTGGAAGGTATCCCCCTTACCGAAGGACACTCCGGACTCTTCTTAGAAGTTGAAAACGGAACCGTTAAAAGGGGCTTTTACTACGCCCTCGTTCCCGTTCGGGGCTTTGAAACCCTCCTCGTGGGAAAGGATGCAACGGTAGCCCCCGTTTTAACCAGCAGAATCTGCGGCCTGTGCCAGGTAACCCACTCCATTGCGGCCGCAAGGGCCGTAGAGGCGGCGTGCAACATAGAGGTTCCGCCGAAGGCAGAGCTACTGCGGGAGCTTCTGGGCCTTGCCGTCAGGGTTTACAACAACCTGCTCCACCAGATAGTCGTTTCAGAAGACCTCTTCCCCCAAAAGGACGAGCAGCTCGCCTTCATAAGACAGGTTCAGCGCATAAGGAAGGTGGCCGGAGAGCTCTTGGAGTCTATAGGAGGGGAGATTATTCACTCCCCAAATGTTAAGGTGGGGGGAGTGGCCGAAGCGATTGAACCGAGACTCCAGGAGAAGCTACTGAAAACGGTAGAGGCCACCCTGCCGCTGCTGAGAGATAGCCTCGAGTCGTTCAAGGAGGGTCTCAACTCCCTGTGGAAGAGGGAAGGGTTACCCGAAGAGCTCGGCAAACACTCTCTCCCCTTTTTCGCAACCGACCGGTTCTACGGTAAACCCGTAGACTTCAACCGTTTTCAGTTTAAAATGCCCCAAGAACTACTCCCCGGAGAGCTTAAAAGGCGGGCGACCAACCTCTTCCCATTCCCCAACGGCAGGGCCGTTGAAACAGGACCGAGGGCAAGGAAAGTGCTCTTTGAAGGCTACAAACCTAAAGGGGGAGTAAAGGAGCTTCACCTCTTAAGGGCCCTCGAGAACCTGGAGGCCTTCAAGAGAATAGAGGAGATACTATCTGAACACTCCTTCAACCGCGAACTCCTCAACCGCACCGCCCCCTCGTCGGACGGTGAGAGGCTGGGAATAGGCGTTCACGAGGCTCCCAGGGGGACGAACATCCACGCCGTTAAAGTAGATAAATCTGGAAAAATCATATATTATAAAATTGTAGTGCCTACGGAGATAAACTTCTCCGCAATTGCGGAAGCGCTAAAGGGGGCACCGGCAAAGGCGGCAGAGTTCATCGTAAGGGCCTACGACCCCTGTATTGTGTGTGCCGCCCACTAA
- the frhG gene encoding coenzyme F420 hydrogenase subunit gamma: MFYRDSRLFEEDDFKLKVGFFHFSSCSGCQVAFLDMFEEAVEILDTVELAYSNMLTKRKEVPHLDVAFVEGAVCIEDRNHARLVRELSEKAKLIVAVGGCASFGGVRRFSRGNQFPQPTHQSFVPITEVELLRGKIKYAIPGCPPNPSLLYSFFLALLEVNEDFLTPFEFMAHSHNACGFDLISEVVNKGFCVGCGTCSTACPARAISTDLESGKPNFTPEICVHCGSCLAACPQSFKPYPQPTYT, translated from the coding sequence ATGTTCTACAGAGACAGCCGACTCTTTGAAGAGGACGACTTCAAGCTGAAAGTCGGTTTCTTCCACTTCTCGAGCTGTAGCGGCTGCCAGGTGGCCTTCCTGGATATGTTCGAAGAGGCCGTTGAGATTCTCGACACGGTAGAGCTGGCCTACTCCAACATGCTCACAAAGAGAAAAGAGGTACCTCACCTCGACGTTGCCTTCGTTGAAGGAGCGGTTTGCATAGAGGACAGAAACCACGCCAGGCTCGTCAGGGAGCTCTCGGAGAAGGCGAAGCTCATTGTAGCGGTAGGCGGGTGTGCCTCCTTCGGAGGGGTAAGGCGCTTTTCAAGGGGAAACCAGTTTCCCCAACCCACCCACCAGTCGTTCGTCCCGATTACGGAAGTGGAACTCCTCAGGGGTAAAATCAAGTACGCCATACCGGGCTGCCCCCCGAACCCGTCGCTGCTCTACAGCTTCTTCCTGGCGCTCCTTGAAGTCAACGAAGATTTCCTCACACCCTTTGAATTCATGGCCCACTCCCACAACGCCTGCGGCTTCGACCTCATATCGGAGGTGGTAAACAAAGGGTTCTGTGTAGGGTGTGGGACCTGCTCAACCGCCTGCCCCGCAAGGGCTATATCGACCGACCTCGAAAGCGGAAAACCCAACTTTACGCCGGAAATCTGTGTTCACTGTGGCTCCTGCCTGGCCGCGTGTCCTCAGAGCTTCAAACCCTACCCCCAACCCACCTACACCTAA
- a CDS encoding Coenzyme F420 hydrogenase/dehydrogenase, beta subunit C-terminal domain, giving the protein MLNLNREFLIGEFKRAFKVESREGTPLERLFKLMFKSRMIDGLLTANREGTPILAKDEKEVEINRLNRFFGVNKLLKTAIQKHRLNKLAIFGPSCLIDGLNKAQYFGIGCNWAKTAVALKVGLLCLGSTTKEAAEAEMLEITGRRLTPVKSYIDGGKLITETAEGEEVELEPAVHHYYSNTACRYCLNLCAKGSDLTYVPLKGEKEALFIVRSERGWRTLAQVQQKFPGELLFKPENGELDRISALLKEKMLHNVAEIIERVELGLPVPKWSDNKLRKFYRAWNSVENREEEVF; this is encoded by the coding sequence ATGCTCAACCTTAACAGAGAGTTCCTCATAGGAGAGTTCAAAAGGGCGTTTAAGGTAGAGTCCCGGGAAGGAACGCCCCTTGAGAGGCTCTTCAAGCTGATGTTTAAGTCCCGAATGATAGACGGCCTTCTAACGGCCAACCGGGAGGGAACCCCTATTCTGGCAAAAGACGAAAAAGAGGTAGAGATAAACAGGCTCAACAGGTTCTTCGGGGTTAACAAACTGCTGAAAACGGCAATACAGAAACACCGGCTAAACAAGCTTGCAATCTTCGGCCCCTCCTGCCTAATCGACGGCCTGAACAAGGCCCAGTACTTCGGTATAGGGTGCAACTGGGCGAAAACAGCCGTGGCGCTGAAAGTGGGCCTCCTGTGCCTCGGGAGCACAACCAAGGAGGCGGCCGAGGCCGAAATGCTCGAAATCACAGGCAGAAGGCTCACACCGGTTAAGAGCTACATAGACGGAGGCAAACTGATAACCGAAACGGCAGAGGGAGAGGAGGTAGAGTTAGAGCCCGCCGTCCACCACTACTACTCCAATACCGCCTGTAGATACTGCCTCAACCTGTGTGCCAAGGGGAGCGACCTCACCTACGTTCCCCTTAAAGGGGAGAAGGAGGCCCTGTTCATAGTGAGGAGCGAGAGGGGGTGGAGGACCCTTGCCCAGGTTCAACAGAAGTTCCCCGGGGAGCTACTGTTTAAACCGGAAAACGGAGAGCTTGATAGAATTTCCGCTCTCCTAAAAGAGAAAATGCTCCACAACGTTGCAGAAATCATAGAGCGGGTAGAGCTCGGGCTTCCCGTTCCCAAGTGGAGCGACAACAAACTGCGGAAGTTCTACAGGGCGTGGAACTCCGTAGAAAACAGAGAAGAGGAGGTGTTCTAA
- a CDS encoding ArsR/SmtB family transcription factor, producing the protein MVELYQVEREELLSKAELLKVLGHPERLAIVLLTMDGERCVKELVEALGISQPKVSQHVGLMKELGILTFRKEGTKVLYRVNDRKVREIVEVLFGEE; encoded by the coding sequence ATGGTAGAGCTGTACCAGGTAGAGAGGGAAGAGCTCCTCTCGAAGGCGGAGCTACTGAAAGTTCTCGGTCACCCCGAGAGGCTGGCAATCGTTCTGCTGACGATGGACGGAGAGAGGTGTGTGAAGGAGCTGGTTGAAGCCCTTGGAATATCACAGCCCAAAGTTTCACAACACGTGGGGCTGATGAAAGAGCTGGGAATACTTACATTCCGGAAGGAAGGAACGAAGGTCCTCTACAGAGTAAACGACAGAAAGGTAAGGGAAATCGTTGAAGTTCTCTTCGGAGAGGAGTAA
- a CDS encoding hydrogenase small subunit, translating into MNRSLFLGGIPRTMSRRGFLRACAIATAAMGLPMEMVPKVAEAASDPKRPSVVWLQFQECTGCSESLLRASHPDIATLILDLISLDYHETLMAAAGEQAEQNLDNAIKRGNYILVVEGGIPLKDGGIYCKIAGKTAVEIVKEAAEKALAIITIGTCSSFGGIQAANPNPTGAVGVSEIIKDKPIVKVPGCPPNPHNFLATVLYFLTFKKLPPTDVHGRPLFAYGRKIHDHCERRPHFDEGRYVEQFGDVGHRLGYCLYKVGCKGPETYSNCPVIRFNDVEVWPVSVGNGCYGCTEPHFWDTMTPFHKRLPNVKIPGAGKGIQASATEVGKVALGVTAAALAIHAGVGVAKRLATGSKSEE; encoded by the coding sequence ATGAACAGAAGCCTCTTCTTGGGGGGAATTCCCAGAACCATGTCCCGTAGGGGTTTCCTCAGAGCCTGCGCCATAGCAACAGCGGCCATGGGACTGCCGATGGAGATGGTTCCGAAAGTGGCCGAGGCCGCATCGGACCCTAAACGCCCGAGCGTTGTTTGGCTCCAGTTCCAGGAGTGTACAGGGTGCTCCGAGTCCCTGCTCAGGGCTTCACACCCCGACATTGCAACCCTTATCCTGGACCTCATATCCCTGGACTACCACGAAACGCTGATGGCCGCCGCCGGAGAGCAGGCCGAGCAGAACCTGGACAACGCCATCAAGAGAGGTAACTACATCCTCGTTGTAGAGGGAGGAATCCCCCTCAAAGACGGCGGAATCTACTGTAAAATCGCCGGCAAAACGGCGGTAGAAATCGTTAAGGAAGCGGCAGAGAAGGCACTTGCAATCATCACAATCGGAACCTGTTCCTCCTTCGGAGGAATCCAGGCCGCAAACCCCAACCCCACAGGCGCCGTTGGCGTAAGCGAAATCATCAAGGACAAGCCCATAGTTAAAGTGCCGGGATGTCCGCCCAACCCCCACAACTTCCTTGCAACGGTTCTCTACTTCCTGACCTTCAAGAAGTTACCGCCTACAGACGTTCACGGCAGACCTCTGTTTGCATACGGCAGGAAGATTCACGACCACTGTGAGCGTAGGCCCCACTTCGATGAAGGCCGCTACGTTGAGCAGTTTGGAGACGTGGGCCACAGGCTCGGATACTGTCTTTATAAAGTTGGATGTAAGGGCCCCGAAACCTACTCCAACTGCCCTGTTATCCGCTTCAACGATGTAGAGGTGTGGCCCGTATCGGTAGGAAACGGCTGTTACGGCTGTACAGAGCCCCACTTCTGGGACACTATGACTCCGTTCCACAAGAGGCTGCCTAACGTTAAGATTCCGGGAGCCGGCAAAGGTATTCAGGCAAGCGCTACAGAGGTTGGTAAGGTGGCTCTCGGCGTTACAGCAGCTGCCCTTGCAATTCACGCAGGCGTTGGCGTAGCAAAGCGCCTTGCAACAGGTTCCAAGTCTGAAGAATAA
- a CDS encoding nickel-dependent hydrogenase large subunit, whose protein sequence is MANRVVVDPITRIEGHLRIEVVPENGYIKDAYSSSQMWRGIEVILQGRDPDDAWMFAQRICGVCTTVHAIASVRSVENALNLEVPYNAQMVRNIIIAAHALHDHIVHFYHLSALDWVDVVSALKADPHKAAKIAESYQNWRLNGASVFKAVQDKLKKFVDSGQLGPFANGYWGHPAMKLPPEVNLIAVTHYLQALDFQRKADQAIAILGGKNPHIQNLAVGGVSTAINPNNEATLNMERLYYIKQLLEEVRDFVHNCYLPDVIAISAFYKEWLQYGRGVDNYLAVPDLPQDPKGETFDMPGGTIFGGDLSTVKPIKRFGDEYFVKNVVENITHAWYKGDWTRHPWDEETVPDYTGMPGGYVDPNGKYSWTKAPRFRKGDTYVPMQVGPLAQVLVGYAQGHKLIKKYTDDALDLLRTVLTTIGESADGVDINALQSTPGRHIARAIRAKVLSDLALKQWEQLVDNIGRGDLEIYNPPSYPKGEIKGCGFHEAPRGTLSHWTVIENGKIKNYQAVVPSTWNSSPRDDKGQRGPYEASLIGNPLAIPEKPLEVLRTVHSFDPCIACAVHMVDPEGNEITTVKVL, encoded by the coding sequence ATGGCGAACAGAGTAGTAGTAGACCCGATTACGAGGATTGAGGGTCACTTAAGGATAGAGGTTGTTCCCGAGAACGGATACATTAAGGACGCTTACTCCTCTTCCCAGATGTGGAGGGGAATCGAGGTAATCCTCCAGGGAAGGGACCCCGACGACGCGTGGATGTTTGCCCAGAGGATTTGCGGCGTTTGTACAACCGTCCACGCCATAGCTTCCGTAAGGTCGGTTGAGAACGCCCTCAACCTTGAGGTTCCCTACAACGCCCAAATGGTAAGGAACATCATAATCGCCGCCCACGCGCTCCACGACCACATCGTCCACTTCTACCACCTTTCCGCCCTCGACTGGGTAGACGTTGTGTCTGCACTCAAGGCAGACCCCCACAAGGCGGCCAAAATCGCCGAAAGCTACCAGAACTGGAGGTTAAACGGTGCCTCCGTGTTCAAGGCGGTTCAGGATAAGCTCAAGAAGTTTGTAGACAGCGGTCAGCTCGGTCCCTTTGCAAACGGCTACTGGGGCCACCCGGCAATGAAGCTTCCCCCCGAGGTTAACCTCATAGCCGTTACCCACTACCTCCAGGCTCTCGATTTCCAGAGGAAGGCCGACCAGGCCATTGCAATCTTAGGCGGTAAGAACCCCCACATTCAGAACCTTGCAGTAGGCGGCGTTTCTACGGCAATCAACCCCAACAACGAAGCCACACTGAACATGGAGAGGCTCTACTACATTAAGCAGCTCCTTGAAGAGGTTAGGGACTTCGTCCACAACTGCTACCTGCCCGATGTTATCGCAATCTCCGCCTTCTACAAGGAGTGGCTCCAGTACGGAAGGGGCGTAGACAACTACCTTGCAGTGCCCGACCTTCCCCAGGACCCGAAAGGGGAAACTTTCGATATGCCCGGCGGAACCATCTTCGGCGGCGACCTCTCTACGGTTAAACCCATCAAGAGGTTTGGCGACGAGTACTTCGTTAAGAACGTTGTTGAGAACATCACCCACGCCTGGTACAAGGGCGACTGGACACGCCATCCGTGGGACGAGGAGACCGTTCCGGACTACACGGGTATGCCCGGCGGCTACGTTGACCCCAACGGTAAGTACTCCTGGACCAAGGCTCCCAGGTTCAGGAAGGGAGACACTTACGTTCCCATGCAGGTGGGACCGCTCGCTCAGGTTCTCGTTGGCTACGCACAGGGACACAAGCTCATTAAGAAGTACACCGACGACGCCCTCGACCTGCTCAGGACCGTTCTTACAACCATCGGAGAGAGCGCAGACGGCGTTGACATTAACGCCCTTCAGTCCACTCCCGGTAGGCACATTGCAAGGGCAATCAGGGCTAAGGTTCTCTCCGACCTTGCACTGAAGCAGTGGGAGCAGCTCGTTGACAACATCGGCCGCGGAGACCTCGAGATTTACAACCCGCCCAGCTACCCCAAGGGAGAGATTAAGGGCTGCGGCTTCCACGAGGCTCCGAGGGGAACCCTCTCCCACTGGACGGTAATCGAAAACGGAAAGATTAAGAACTACCAGGCGGTAGTGCCCTCTACCTGGAACTCCTCCCCCAGGGACGACAAGGGACAGAGGGGACCGTACGAGGCTTCTCTGATAGGGAACCCGCTGGCAATTCCCGAGAAGCCCCTTGAGGTTCTGAGAACGGTTCACTCCTTCGACCCGTGTATAGCCTGCGCCGTTCACATGGTAGACCCCGAGGGTAACGAGATTACAACCGTGAAGGTTCTGTAG